One Bythopirellula goksoeyrii genomic window, GTCTGAGGCCGCCGAGCAGGAAGATGCTCTCTTCATAGATCTCAACGAGATCGTTTCCCTTCGTTACGAAGAAATTGGAGAAAAAAAAGTCGGGCAGGAACTGTTTACCCAGGAAGATTGGACCCACACTACGCGAGATGGTGCCGAGGTGAATGCGGCTTGTGTGGTCGAAGGAATTAAGAGTCTCCAAGACTGTTCATTGAAACAATACCTCTTGCCATCTCGAACTCCAGCAAAGGTTGAGCAAACGAGTTGGAAATTTGAGTGTGGCTCTGGGATGATAGCTGCCGGCTATGATCAAGTATTGCCCTTAACAATGTATTCGCAAGAACTCGGCTTTGGCTGGGGTTCTGGCGCAAGTGTTCCGTGCGCTGAACAAGAATCTTCTAACTCAGTAACTCAGGATGTGTACTTGAGCGATGCTCATTCGATAAATTTAACTGCGATGAGTCGGCGGTCATACCCTGTTAGTTTTTCCTCTTCCGTAATTTACTTTCCATGAAAGATTTTTCCACAATGTCCCGTGCGGTCTTACTGAATTCATGTTATTCCTTGGTCATGTTGCAGATTTTGTCCGGAGTGTTGGGCAACTCTGTGAGTGCTCAACTTTTGGCGTTTCCTGAAGCAGAAGGATTTGGGCGATATGCCTCGGGTGCCCGCACCAATCTCGCAGCGGCCAGCGTCTATCATGTCACCAATCTCAATGATTCCGGTCCTGGCTCTTTTCGCGATGCAGTGAGTCAGTCGAATCGCTTCGTCGTCTTTGATGTGGGTGGGATCCTCCAGCCGAACAGCCCTCTGACGTTTGCTAGTAATATTACGATCGCTGGTCAAACCGCGCCCGGAGGATTCGCCGTGTACGGCAACCGGGCCGCTTTTCATGGTGCCAACAATTTGGTCAGCCGCCATTGGGCAGTTCGTCTCGGCACGAGCCAAGGCCGAGCCGATGCTGCTTCAATCGTCCGCGGTACAAACATGATGTTTGATCACATGTCGATTACCTGGGGTGTGGACGGCACTTTCGACATCAATCCCGATTCCGGTCAGATTATCGACAACCTTACGATTCAGAACTCGATCGTTGGCCAAGGTCTCGACGTCGTCGGCCATAGCACTGGTGGCCTGATGCAGCCCGGCGATGGGAGACGTTTCAGCATCATCAAGAGCCTGTTCATAGACAACGTCACCCGCAATCCCAAGGTCCGTGGTGAGAACGAGTTTATCAACAATGTCGTCTACGGCTGGGAATCGGCCGGCTATATCATGGGCGACACTTCCGGCACGTCCCACGCTAATGTCATGGGCAACTATTTCATTGAAGGTCCAATTGATGGTAGCGCCCCGTTCAATAGCGGCACGCCCACGTTCCACATCTACGCCAACGATAACTGGGTCGATCCAGACCGCGATGGAATACTCGACGGTACACTCATTACAAGCTATCCAGGCGCGGACGTTGTCGCCACTCCTCATGCCTTCCCTACCACTGCTTCGATGACCGCTCAGCAGGCCGTGGCCCATGTAATGGATAATGCAGGGGTCTCGATCATCCGCGATGCCGTCGATACTCGACTGATGCAGGAGGTTGGCAGTTACGGCACACTCGGCGGTGTTATCATTCGGGATTCCGATCCCGATCAGTTCCCCGGCTATGGTACCAATCCCAGCTATTTGAACCCGCGTGCTCGCCTTGCCGACGCCGACAACGACGGCATCGCCGACAATTGGGAATCCGCCCATGGACTTAGCCCCGCTAATTTTGCGGACTGGAAAGGGCTCAGTTCATCAGGATATACGCAACTCGAAGAGTATCTCAACGAACTCGGGGGGGATGGAACCACAGTCACTTCTACTGGCGGTACCTGGACGACTCCTGCCACTTGGACGGGTGGTGTGCCAACGCTTGCCGACGATGCGCTTGCAACTGGCAACCTCAGTGTCGCATCGGGTCATGCCTTCGCGCGGCGTTTGAATCTGGGAGGGGCGCTCAATGTGAGCGGTGGAACCGTTGATGTCTTCGACACGGCTATCGCCAACTCCATAACGATCACCGGTGGTACCGTTACGGCTGGTCGAACATTGATCGCTTCGACTGGTCAATCCGGCGCACTTACGGTGCAAGCCGGTGCCACGCTCCAGACAGGCACGATCGCCAGTGCCGGTGGATCTGCCGCGCTTCTTCTAGACGGCGGACTTCTCCGCACTACGGGCGCACCAGCGGTCCAGGTCCCCACGCTACTAGGTGCAGCCGGCGGTACGATCGACACAGCTGGATACTCCGGCGTCGTATCTGGTGCGATTACTGGATCAGGTGCTTTCACCAAACAGGGAGCAGGAGACCTTAGACTTACTGGATTGAATTCTTTCGCAGGCCCAACCGTGGTTGCAGGAGGATCTCTCTCTGCCAGTGCATCGAGTGCATTGTCGAGTTCCCCTTCCCTCGAACTGCATGAAGGAACTACCTTGAATGTCAATGACATACCAGGTGGCTACACCACCGGTAATGGGCAAACTATCAGCGGCGCTGGACAAATCACTGGTAGTCTCATTACGACCTCCGGGTCAGTTCTCAGACCCCAGGGAGGTGAGTTCTTTGTCACTGCCCACATGCTCGGTATCCAAGCGGAAAGCATGTTGCGAGGGAGTGATTGGGCTGTGTTTAACAACGCCAGCCACGGCACAGGCAACGGGGGATCGTACAACGGCGCTGATCTCGACGTTGGAGGAATTGTGATGGTTGCCAATGAAAGTTTGGCTGCCCCAATTGCTAGTGGATTGGCTACGACAATAGTCGACTTACCCGTCGGGGGCACTTGGTATCTGTTTGCTAAGGTTGCTGAGCCCACCGTTTCCGGTGTGACGGGCGACACGGCCACACATCCTGGCGGCAACAACAGCTTCTATGTTTCCAATAATTCTGGCGCGCTGCAAACAACCCCTTCCAACTTTAATCCCGTCCAAAGCCCCGACAATAGTGGCGACGACTCGCGATGGGTTGTGGTATCGCCAACACTTTCACCGCTTAGCGGCGTAGCCGGTTCCCTTCTCGATTATGGAATCGACTACAATCTTTCGGCTGGAACCCAGACCTTTGCTATCGGGGCTCGCGAGATTGGCACCGTGTTAGATGCCTTCGTACTGTCAACGACGAATCTCACTGCAGCGCAACTCGATTCGGCTGTTGCGGGCACGACATTCCTAGGAACCAGTACAGGCATGACGATTTCTGGCAACTACATTCAGCAAGCCAATTCTTTCCTCGAAATGCAACTCAGCAGTAGTGAACAAAACACTTTGCTAGTCAGTTCTACAGCCACTTTGGCCGGAAATCTATCGGTCGAATTGATGAATGGTTTTATCCCCCAAGCAAGCGACAACTTTACAATTCTTTCGGCTGGAAATCTCATCAATACTTTTGCGGGCCTACCTGATGGTTCACGTATCAACACTGTGAATGGAATTGGGTCGTTTGCGATCGATTATGATTATCTCAATGATCAAGTAGTGCTTTCGGACTTCATGGCTGGAATCGCAGGCGACTTCGATAGCGATGGCGACGTCGATGGCCGCGACTTTCTTATCTGGCAGCGTAATCCTTCGGTAGGCAACCTCGCCGATTGGCAAAGTAACTATGGTGCGCCGGGATCGGCTTTGGCTGCCAGCACATCGGTAGTCCCTGAGCCAAGTTCCCTCGTGCTTCTGATTTGCACATTGTTAGCCACAGTCCGAGGCCGAGCTACCAGACTAAAATTGGTGTTCCAATATCTCTTCTAACCAAAGGAAGCATTCAGTTGGTGCAAACAATAATATCCGTCCATGGAGCAGGTTGGATCAAGCTTGCTTTTCTACTGATTGCGACAATCCCCGGAGCCTTGCCGCTTGTCGCTGCAGAAACAGAACTCTCAACGCCAATTGCTGATAAAGTAAGCTGGCCGACGGCTACACAAACTTCACGACCCTGGACTCGATGGTGGTGGCACGGGTCCGCTGTTGATGACAATAACCTCTCCCGACTTCTCGAAGAATATCAGAAGGTTGGGTTGGGAGGAGTGGAAATCACTTGCATTTATGGGGTGAAGGGCAACGAGGAGCGGAACCGTGAGTACCGCTCAGACGAATGGGTCGATGCCGTTCAGCATACGTTAAGCGAGGCGAAACGGCTTGGTATGGGGGTTGATTTACCAGCAGGGTCCGGCTGGCGAATGGGAGGGCCAGGTGTAACCCAAGAAGATGCCAACAATCGACTTGAACTCGACAAGACGAAAGTCGCCGGAGGGAAGACATTTCATCGAGCGTTCGACAGATCTACTTTACAAAAGGCGATCGCCCAGAATGCCGAAGGCAGACAAATCGATATCACTAATCGAGGGTCGACAAATGAAATCCAATGGGAAGCGCCAGAGGGTGATTGGACGGTATACACGCTTGCATACCGGTGGGCGGGAGATCGCGTGAAACGACCAGGGCCGGGGGGTGAGGGACTGAATATCAATCCTTATTCCAAGAAATCGGTCAGCAATTTCCTTGAGCAATTTGGCAAGACGCTAGATCGACTGCCAGGAGTTCGTGCGCAATTCCACGACTCGTTCGAATACGAAGGCGATTGGCAGCCCAACTTTCTCCAGGAATTTGCCGATCGACGTGGCTATCGGCTCGAACAGTTTCTCCCGGCTTTAGCTGGCGATGGACAGTCCGACACGGTCGCGCGAGTGAAATGCGACTATCGTGAGACGCTTTCCGACATGGTCCTCGAAAACTTAGTTGTGCCGTGGGTTAATTGGGCCCACGAACACGGCCAACTGTCCCGCAACCAGTCTCACGGATCTCCAGCAAATTGGCTCGATCTGTATGCGGCTTGCGACATTCCCGAAACTGAGAGCTTTGGTCGTTTGCACGGGGATGACGCTGATCAGTTGGTGCTCAAATTTGCCTCTTCGGCTGCAAACGTAGCGGGACATCCGCTCGTTTCGGCGGAGTCGGCAACGTGGCTCAACGAACACTTTCAAACGACGCTAGCCCAAGTGAAGCAAATCATCGATCGGCAAATCTTGGCGGGCGTCAATCACATCTTCTACCATGGCACTGCCTATTCCCCAGAGGATGCAGAATGGCCTGGCTGGTTGTTTTACGCCTCGACGCAGCTCAATCCCCAAAACCCAATTTGGAGAGATTTCTCGACACTCAATACTTACGTGACTCGTTGCCAATCAGTGTTGCAGAACAGCAAACCAAGCAATGATGTCTTGCTCTATTGGCCCATTCACGATGCTTGGCAAAATACGAAGGGCTTGCGGATGGAAATCCGAGTTCACAATGGAGGTGACTGGTTTTACGGTCGGCCTCTCGGAGATGCAGCTAAGATACTGCACGAGAATGGCTTCGCATTCGACTATGTCTCTGATCGCGGACTGGCTACGAGCAGACCAGACGGGGCCGGGCAACTACAGACGCGAGGTGGCAACTATGACGTAGTCGTCGTTCCCCAAACCCATTTCATGCCGTTGGCTACTTTGAAGAAGCTGGTTGATTTCATTGAGGCAGGTTCAAAAGTGGTTTTCTGGGGCGAGTTGCCCGACAGTCCCCCTGGGATGAAGGGAAAAATCAACAATAAAGAATGGAAAATTGCGATCCAAAGAGTTCGGGAGGCAATCGCCAAAGGTCAGAGTTTCGCAGGCGACGATCTGATCGAAACTCTCCAACAAGCGAAGGTGCGATCAGAATCAGATCTTACTCGACATGGCATCGACTTTTTGCGCAAGTCGTGGGAGCGAGATGTCATTTACTATCTTAAGAACAATAATGAAACGAGCATCGATGAGTGGGTATCGATTGGTAGCGATTTTAGCTCAGCCATTTTCATGGATCCGCTTTCGGGGAAAATTGGTCTCGCAGAAACGCGTTCTGGCAATACAGGGTATTCTGCGGTGCATTTGCAGTTGGCCTCTGGACAGACTATCTTTGTTCGTGCTAGTGCCGAGCAAACATTTACCAACGAAACGTGGTCATATCAGAAGGCAAGTGGAGAGGCAGTCGAGCTTCACGGGCCCTGGCTAACGGAATTCATCGCAGGGGGACCAGAGCTGCCGGAGCAATTTGAAACTCCTCACCCAATGGCTTGGACTGAGGTCTCGGACGACGCAGCCAAGAACTTTGCCGGTACGGCAACGTACTCGACTGAACTCGACTGTCCTAACAGCAAAGGGAGGTCACTGCTCGACTTAGGAGTAGTGCACGGCAGTGCACGTGTGTTTGTCAACGACAAATACATCGCCACGCTCTTAGCCCCACCGTATGTCTTGGAACTCAGCAATCTTCAAGACACAGGCAACCGACTTGAAATTGAAGTAACAGGAGTCGCTGCTAACCGAATACGCGACCTTGATCGGAGAGGTGTTGAGTGGCGGATCTTCGATGACATCAATCTAGTAAACATCGATTACAAGCCGTTTGACGCAACCAACTGGCCCATAGTTCCTCAAGGGCTTGCCGGGCCGGTAACACTCACACCACTCATAACTACCAACGAGCCTACCAAGTGAAGTCACTATTCGCCCTCTCTCTTTGCATT contains:
- a CDS encoding glycosyl hydrolase, which codes for MQTIISVHGAGWIKLAFLLIATIPGALPLVAAETELSTPIADKVSWPTATQTSRPWTRWWWHGSAVDDNNLSRLLEEYQKVGLGGVEITCIYGVKGNEERNREYRSDEWVDAVQHTLSEAKRLGMGVDLPAGSGWRMGGPGVTQEDANNRLELDKTKVAGGKTFHRAFDRSTLQKAIAQNAEGRQIDITNRGSTNEIQWEAPEGDWTVYTLAYRWAGDRVKRPGPGGEGLNINPYSKKSVSNFLEQFGKTLDRLPGVRAQFHDSFEYEGDWQPNFLQEFADRRGYRLEQFLPALAGDGQSDTVARVKCDYRETLSDMVLENLVVPWVNWAHEHGQLSRNQSHGSPANWLDLYAACDIPETESFGRLHGDDADQLVLKFASSAANVAGHPLVSAESATWLNEHFQTTLAQVKQIIDRQILAGVNHIFYHGTAYSPEDAEWPGWLFYASTQLNPQNPIWRDFSTLNTYVTRCQSVLQNSKPSNDVLLYWPIHDAWQNTKGLRMEIRVHNGGDWFYGRPLGDAAKILHENGFAFDYVSDRGLATSRPDGAGQLQTRGGNYDVVVVPQTHFMPLATLKKLVDFIEAGSKVVFWGELPDSPPGMKGKINNKEWKIAIQRVREAIAKGQSFAGDDLIETLQQAKVRSESDLTRHGIDFLRKSWERDVIYYLKNNNETSIDEWVSIGSDFSSAIFMDPLSGKIGLAETRSGNTGYSAVHLQLASGQTIFVRASAEQTFTNETWSYQKASGEAVELHGPWLTEFIAGGPELPEQFETPHPMAWTEVSDDAAKNFAGTATYSTELDCPNSKGRSLLDLGVVHGSARVFVNDKYIATLLAPPYVLELSNLQDTGNRLEIEVTGVAANRIRDLDRRGVEWRIFDDINLVNIDYKPFDATNWPIVPQGLAGPVTLTPLITTNEPTK
- a CDS encoding autotransporter-associated beta strand repeat-containing protein, which produces MSRAVLLNSCYSLVMLQILSGVLGNSVSAQLLAFPEAEGFGRYASGARTNLAAASVYHVTNLNDSGPGSFRDAVSQSNRFVVFDVGGILQPNSPLTFASNITIAGQTAPGGFAVYGNRAAFHGANNLVSRHWAVRLGTSQGRADAASIVRGTNMMFDHMSITWGVDGTFDINPDSGQIIDNLTIQNSIVGQGLDVVGHSTGGLMQPGDGRRFSIIKSLFIDNVTRNPKVRGENEFINNVVYGWESAGYIMGDTSGTSHANVMGNYFIEGPIDGSAPFNSGTPTFHIYANDNWVDPDRDGILDGTLITSYPGADVVATPHAFPTTASMTAQQAVAHVMDNAGVSIIRDAVDTRLMQEVGSYGTLGGVIIRDSDPDQFPGYGTNPSYLNPRARLADADNDGIADNWESAHGLSPANFADWKGLSSSGYTQLEEYLNELGGDGTTVTSTGGTWTTPATWTGGVPTLADDALATGNLSVASGHAFARRLNLGGALNVSGGTVDVFDTAIANSITITGGTVTAGRTLIASTGQSGALTVQAGATLQTGTIASAGGSAALLLDGGLLRTTGAPAVQVPTLLGAAGGTIDTAGYSGVVSGAITGSGAFTKQGAGDLRLTGLNSFAGPTVVAGGSLSASASSALSSSPSLELHEGTTLNVNDIPGGYTTGNGQTISGAGQITGSLITTSGSVLRPQGGEFFVTAHMLGIQAESMLRGSDWAVFNNASHGTGNGGSYNGADLDVGGIVMVANESLAAPIASGLATTIVDLPVGGTWYLFAKVAEPTVSGVTGDTATHPGGNNSFYVSNNSGALQTTPSNFNPVQSPDNSGDDSRWVVVSPTLSPLSGVAGSLLDYGIDYNLSAGTQTFAIGAREIGTVLDAFVLSTTNLTAAQLDSAVAGTTFLGTSTGMTISGNYIQQANSFLEMQLSSSEQNTLLVSSTATLAGNLSVELMNGFIPQASDNFTILSAGNLINTFAGLPDGSRINTVNGIGSFAIDYDYLNDQVVLSDFMAGIAGDFDSDGDVDGRDFLIWQRNPSVGNLADWQSNYGAPGSALAASTSVVPEPSSLVLLICTLLATVRGRATRLKLVFQYLF